A region of Bacillus cabrialesii DNA encodes the following proteins:
- a CDS encoding YitT family protein: MKKKMLDVLMLVIGAFFFALAVNLFAIPNDLGEGGVTGITLILYYVFQWSPGVTNFILNAFLLLVGYKFLDGKTTVYTIIAVAANSLFLHLTHGWSTPSDELIINTIFAGVFAGVGIGMIIRVGGTTAGSAILARIANKYLDWNVSYALLFFDLIVVFSSYFIIGAEKMMFTIVMLYIGTKVMDFIIEGLNTKKAITVISENKSEIAEQVNTLMDRGVTILSGKGNYTGQSKEILYIVINKQELSMLKKIIRSCDKKAFVIVHDVRDVFGEGFVDISK; this comes from the coding sequence ATGAAAAAGAAAATGCTTGATGTGCTGATGCTTGTGATTGGCGCTTTTTTCTTCGCGCTTGCAGTGAATTTGTTTGCAATTCCCAATGACCTTGGGGAAGGCGGGGTCACTGGGATTACGCTGATTTTGTATTATGTGTTTCAATGGTCTCCCGGGGTAACGAACTTTATCTTAAATGCATTTCTGCTTTTAGTCGGCTACAAATTTCTAGACGGTAAAACCACTGTCTATACAATCATTGCCGTAGCGGCGAATTCGCTTTTCCTCCATCTGACACACGGCTGGAGCACCCCGTCTGATGAATTGATCATCAATACGATTTTCGCGGGTGTATTTGCGGGAGTCGGGATCGGGATGATTATCCGGGTTGGCGGGACGACAGCCGGTTCTGCGATTCTGGCCAGAATTGCTAATAAATATTTAGATTGGAATGTGAGCTACGCGCTTTTATTTTTTGATTTGATTGTGGTATTTAGCTCTTATTTTATTATTGGTGCGGAAAAAATGATGTTTACGATCGTGATGCTGTATATCGGTACGAAAGTGATGGACTTCATTATTGAAGGCTTGAATACGAAAAAAGCCATTACGGTCATTTCGGAAAATAAGAGTGAGATTGCCGAGCAGGTGAATACCTTGATGGATCGGGGCGTGACGATTTTATCAGGGAAGGGAAACTATACGGGCCAGTCAAAAGAGATTTTGTATATCGTCATTAACAAACAGGAGCTGTCCATGCTGAAGAAAATCATCAGAAGCTGTGACAAAAAAGCGTTTGTGATCGTTCATGATGTACGCGATGTGTTTGGCGAGGGGTTTGTTGATATATCTAAATAA
- a CDS encoding LysR family transcriptional regulator, with product MDLKWLQTFIAAAESENFRETAERLYLTQPAVSQHMRKLEDELGMRLFLHSGRRVVLTDEGRLFLPYAKEMIHVYQAGKQKVSQWKQGYSRSLTLAVHPYIAAYILPRFLPAYIQKHPHVELSTQVAGSDDIKQAVEHNEADIGLSRKDPNSATLYYQHICEGTLCLAAPFQENKTADAASVFSRYRLLTHDHPSYGDAFLDNIRSHYPQLQMMAVGQTDTAVHMMKAGMGASFLPAYIIKQEEAEKKLMAVSTPPHLELPASQTFMMWKRNSEDIQHFHAMLHDFMQREQV from the coding sequence ATGGATTTAAAATGGCTGCAAACCTTTATTGCCGCAGCGGAATCAGAGAACTTCAGAGAGACGGCTGAGCGTCTGTATCTCACACAGCCTGCCGTTTCTCAGCATATGAGGAAATTGGAAGATGAACTGGGCATGCGGCTGTTTTTACATAGCGGAAGACGGGTCGTACTGACTGACGAAGGCAGGCTCTTTTTGCCTTATGCCAAAGAAATGATCCATGTATACCAAGCCGGAAAGCAAAAAGTCAGCCAATGGAAGCAAGGATACAGCCGATCACTCACGCTGGCCGTACACCCCTACATTGCGGCCTATATCTTGCCTCGCTTTCTCCCAGCCTATATCCAAAAACACCCGCATGTCGAACTTTCAACTCAAGTGGCTGGATCTGACGATATTAAACAAGCGGTGGAACACAATGAAGCTGATATTGGTTTGTCGCGGAAAGACCCGAACTCCGCCACGCTTTATTATCAGCACATATGCGAAGGCACGCTTTGTCTGGCGGCTCCCTTCCAAGAAAACAAGACTGCGGATGCTGCATCTGTCTTCAGCCGCTATCGGCTGCTGACGCATGATCATCCGTCATATGGGGATGCCTTTTTAGATAACATCCGATCACATTATCCGCAGCTTCAAATGATGGCTGTCGGGCAGACGGATACGGCTGTCCACATGATGAAAGCGGGAATGGGGGCATCATTCCTCCCTGCCTACATTATTAAACAGGAAGAAGCCGAAAAAAAGCTGATGGCTGTAAGCACACCCCCGCATCTAGAATTGCCGGCGTCCCAAACGTTTATGATGTGGAAAAGAAACAGCGAGGACATTCAGCATTTTCACGCCATGTTACATGACTTTATGCAGCGTGAACAAGTATAG
- a CDS encoding aldehyde dehydrogenase family protein, giving the protein MDLEALNKSFINGKWTEGESGRTEDILNPYDQSVITTASLATSKQLKGAFDIAQQAQKEWAKSTAEDRKAVLQKARGYLQENRDDIIMMISRETGGTIIKSTIELDQTIAILDEAMTYTGELGGVKEVPSDIEGKINKIYRLPLGVISSISPFNFPMNLSMRTIAPAIALGNSVVHKPDIQTALSGGTIIAKAFEHAGLPEGVLNVMLTDLKEIGDAMLTNPIPRLISFTGSTAVGRRIGEIAGRDFKRMALELGGNNPFAVLSDADVDRAVDAAIFGKFIHQGQICMIINRIIVHQDVYDEFVEKFTARVKQLPYGDQTDPKTVVGPLINERQIEKALEIIEQAKADGIELAVEGKRVGNVLTPYVFVGADNNSKIAQTELFAPIATIIKASSDQEAIDMANDTEYGLSSAVFTSDLEKGETFALQIDSGMTHVNDQSVNDSPNIAFGGNKASGVGRFGNPWVVEEFTMTKWISIQKQYRKYPF; this is encoded by the coding sequence ATGGATTTAGAAGCATTAAACAAAAGTTTTATCAACGGAAAATGGACCGAAGGGGAAAGCGGGCGTACGGAGGACATTTTGAATCCGTATGACCAGTCTGTGATAACAACAGCATCTCTGGCAACAAGCAAACAGCTGAAAGGTGCTTTTGACATTGCACAGCAGGCGCAAAAAGAGTGGGCCAAGAGCACAGCAGAGGACCGAAAAGCAGTCCTGCAAAAAGCGCGCGGCTACTTACAGGAAAACCGTGATGACATCATCATGATGATCTCCCGCGAAACCGGCGGTACGATCATTAAATCAACGATCGAGCTTGACCAAACAATTGCGATTTTAGATGAAGCCATGACATATACAGGCGAATTAGGCGGCGTCAAAGAGGTTCCATCCGATATTGAAGGGAAAATCAATAAGATTTACCGCCTTCCGCTCGGTGTCATTTCATCGATTTCACCATTTAATTTTCCAATGAATTTATCAATGAGAACCATTGCGCCTGCAATTGCGCTAGGAAACAGTGTTGTTCACAAGCCTGATATCCAAACCGCTCTGTCTGGCGGAACCATCATTGCGAAAGCGTTTGAACACGCTGGTCTCCCTGAGGGTGTCCTCAACGTCATGCTGACGGATTTAAAGGAAATCGGAGACGCCATGCTCACCAATCCAATCCCCAGATTAATCAGCTTTACGGGATCAACCGCAGTCGGGCGCCGCATCGGTGAAATCGCCGGGCGTGACTTCAAGCGGATGGCCCTTGAGCTCGGCGGCAACAACCCGTTTGCCGTCCTCTCAGACGCGGATGTCGACCGTGCGGTGGACGCCGCGATTTTCGGGAAATTTATTCACCAGGGACAAATCTGCATGATTATCAACAGGATCATCGTTCATCAAGATGTGTACGATGAGTTTGTTGAAAAATTCACTGCCCGTGTCAAACAGCTTCCGTACGGTGATCAAACTGATCCGAAAACCGTTGTCGGCCCGCTGATCAACGAGCGCCAAATCGAAAAAGCGCTGGAAATCATTGAGCAGGCAAAGGCAGACGGCATTGAGCTTGCGGTTGAAGGAAAACGCGTCGGAAACGTACTCACACCGTATGTCTTTGTCGGAGCTGACAATAACAGCAAAATTGCCCAAACGGAGCTGTTCGCCCCGATTGCCACCATTATCAAAGCCTCCAGCGATCAGGAAGCGATTGACATGGCAAATGACACTGAATACGGGTTGAGCTCGGCGGTTTTCACTTCTGATTTAGAAAAAGGTGAAACGTTCGCCCTGCAAATTGACAGCGGCATGACCCATGTCAACGACCAGTCCGTCAATGACTCGCCGAATATCGCCTTTGGCGGCAACAAAGCAAGCGGTGTCGGCCGCTTCGGAAATCCTTGGGTGGTTGAGGAGTTTACCATGACGAAATGGATTTCGATACAGAAGCAATACCGCAAATATCCGTTTTAA
- a CDS encoding YbhB/YbcL family Raf kinase inhibitor-like protein, whose protein sequence is MNIYVEANPYLHDKYSKYADENDKREGNPFVSFPIRFEDIPPGAKTLALTFIDHDAIPVCGFSWIHWTAANIPAHIGELPEHASEERQDLMIQGQNSFASPLAGSNDPKVIHQYCGPTPPDKDHTYTLTVYALDAELNLQPGFYMNQLYREMKERILAEASIELLARV, encoded by the coding sequence ATGAACATATACGTAGAAGCAAATCCATACTTACATGACAAGTACTCAAAATACGCGGATGAAAACGATAAGAGAGAGGGGAATCCATTTGTATCCTTTCCGATTCGTTTTGAGGACATCCCGCCCGGCGCAAAGACGCTCGCACTTACTTTCATCGATCATGACGCGATTCCCGTATGCGGATTCAGCTGGATTCACTGGACAGCGGCTAATATTCCGGCGCACATCGGAGAACTTCCCGAACATGCAAGCGAGGAGAGACAGGACTTGATGATACAAGGGCAAAACAGCTTTGCTTCACCGCTTGCGGGAAGCAATGATCCCAAGGTGATCCACCAGTATTGCGGACCGACGCCGCCTGACAAGGATCATACTTATACGCTGACGGTCTATGCTTTAGATGCAGAGCTGAATCTTCAGCCGGGCTTTTATATGAATCAACTCTATCGGGAAATGAAAGAGCGTATTCTCGCTGAGGCCTCTATCGAATTGCTGGCAAGGGTTTAA
- a CDS encoding sensor histidine kinase gives MNRQSPARHYKKLVPSLILILNCIQFLSHPSGTDPILIAFVFTVYLAIIWIIPYVASAAVHLSIFIGLWLLTVYLWAVSGHEQGAAFFLIVFLMVYAAIKLPARLSLICAVCLIGGNVFFLHFVFDSSWDDIVSNISIMIGLYVFFSSMRFRREARREAERSHAELAKMHVQLEQAHEELQKAHAELQEASVLSLRYAVLEERTRIARDIHDSIGHELTSVIVQLQSLPYILKSSEEDSEKVIQNVLSVARECLQEVRSVVHQMGRSESMVGLTALRGLIHQVEERSGLHVSLDTAGLSEESWPQNISETIYRILQEALTNIIRHAHASHAAAVISNDETHLYFTITDNGQFTGHLTCGFGLTGMKERAEKAGGSLSLSAVQPSGLQIELSLPLTITNKEQKDEQR, from the coding sequence ATGAACCGACAATCTCCGGCTCGGCACTACAAGAAACTTGTGCCGAGCCTTATTCTCATTTTGAATTGCATACAATTTTTATCTCACCCATCCGGAACCGATCCTATTTTGATAGCGTTTGTGTTTACGGTGTACTTAGCAATCATTTGGATCATTCCCTATGTGGCATCCGCTGCTGTTCATTTGAGCATATTCATCGGGCTTTGGCTCCTGACCGTTTATCTTTGGGCTGTTTCCGGCCATGAGCAAGGAGCCGCCTTTTTCTTAATCGTGTTTTTAATGGTGTATGCGGCCATAAAGCTTCCTGCACGGCTGTCCTTGATCTGTGCGGTATGCCTAATTGGAGGCAACGTTTTCTTTCTGCACTTTGTTTTTGACAGCAGCTGGGACGATATCGTCAGCAACATTTCAATCATGATCGGACTCTACGTCTTTTTCTCCTCCATGCGTTTCAGGCGAGAAGCGAGAAGAGAGGCTGAACGGAGTCATGCTGAATTGGCGAAAATGCATGTGCAGCTGGAGCAGGCGCATGAAGAACTTCAGAAAGCCCACGCAGAGCTGCAGGAGGCTTCTGTTCTTTCTTTAAGGTACGCAGTCCTTGAGGAGCGTACAAGAATTGCCCGCGACATTCATGACAGCATCGGCCATGAGCTGACTTCTGTGATTGTTCAGCTTCAATCTCTTCCCTATATCCTGAAAAGCAGCGAGGAGGATTCAGAAAAAGTCATTCAAAATGTACTGAGTGTCGCCAGAGAATGCCTTCAAGAAGTGCGGTCTGTCGTTCACCAAATGGGCCGAAGTGAATCGATGGTCGGTCTTACCGCTTTGCGGGGGCTTATTCATCAAGTGGAGGAGCGGAGCGGATTGCACGTTTCGTTAGACACTGCCGGCCTGTCAGAAGAGTCTTGGCCACAAAACATAAGCGAAACGATCTACCGCATCTTGCAGGAAGCGCTGACCAATATCATTCGTCACGCTCACGCTTCCCATGCTGCTGCCGTCATATCGAACGACGAGACCCATCTCTATTTCACAATCACCGACAACGGACAATTCACCGGCCATCTTACTTGCGGATTTGGGCTGACAGGAATGAAAGAGCGCGCTGAAAAAGCAGGCGGCTCCCTGTCTCTCAGCGCAGTGCAGCCGAGCGGCCTGCAAATTGAGCTGTCACTGCCGCTCACGATAACGAATAAGGAGCAAAAAGATGAACAAAGATAA
- a CDS encoding DUF1453 family protein, which produces MAMSPYIFIVFILIILSMYRERTVRPGKLLIIPLLLLWGVSASFQPAYFHSALHVAISGILLLIGLACGFGIGKMVNVRLHPETAKVTSRGSFGSVILILVILSLRMAARVWLPESNEIFIAIIHSMFFIPLGTITARNIMLYKAYRRLTAGKVSIQ; this is translated from the coding sequence ATGGCGATGAGCCCATATATTTTTATTGTCTTTATTCTTATTATTTTATCGATGTACCGGGAGAGAACGGTGAGGCCCGGAAAATTGCTGATCATTCCGCTTCTGCTGTTATGGGGCGTATCAGCATCATTTCAGCCGGCATATTTTCATTCAGCTTTACACGTGGCGATCAGCGGCATCTTATTACTGATCGGGCTGGCCTGCGGGTTTGGCATCGGGAAGATGGTAAACGTGCGGCTTCACCCGGAAACCGCAAAGGTCACTTCACGCGGCTCCTTCGGAAGTGTTATCCTCATTCTAGTGATACTTTCTTTGCGGATGGCTGCGAGAGTATGGCTGCCTGAGAGCAACGAGATTTTCATTGCCATTATTCATTCTATGTTCTTCATTCCCCTCGGCACCATCACAGCACGCAACATCATGCTTTACAAAGCTTACAGACGGCTGACCGCTGGCAAAGTATCCATTCAATAA
- a CDS encoding zinc ribbon domain-containing protein, which translates to MSGKLTHCKACGQEIAKGVKKCPNCGKDQRNFFMRHKIITVILAIVVIIIIANMGNSGDSQASTTTTSSDSKNSTKTIQKADMEKLYTNANQFKNYKVDLYVKVFDVEQDDDGTYLQGYNNPEKLSKNTIIISDDSDLDIKDDDIIHVVGTVKDKYDGENALGGSVSAPRIIADSIEKSDYATAFAPAQKTINVDKTQNQHGFALTLQKVELAEKETRLYVKIENKSQDEISFYDFNAKITADNKQIEPKSDLSEYPEIQSEILPGVKTEGIIVFPKIESKTANVILEGSSENYDITINPFTFEVNLDQ; encoded by the coding sequence ATGTCAGGTAAACTAACACACTGTAAAGCTTGCGGTCAAGAGATTGCAAAAGGTGTAAAAAAATGTCCGAATTGCGGTAAAGACCAACGTAACTTTTTTATGAGACATAAAATTATTACGGTTATTCTAGCAATAGTTGTCATTATCATAATTGCGAACATGGGAAACAGCGGAGATTCTCAAGCTTCTACTACAACAACCAGCTCCGACTCTAAAAATTCGACAAAAACAATACAAAAGGCTGATATGGAAAAACTATATACCAATGCCAATCAATTTAAAAACTATAAAGTTGATCTGTATGTAAAAGTTTTTGATGTTGAACAAGACGATGATGGTACATATCTTCAAGGTTATAATAATCCAGAAAAGTTAAGCAAAAATACAATTATTATAAGCGACGATTCTGATTTAGATATTAAAGATGACGACATTATTCATGTAGTCGGCACGGTGAAAGACAAATATGATGGTGAAAACGCATTGGGCGGTTCCGTTTCAGCGCCGAGAATCATTGCCGATTCCATCGAAAAAAGCGACTATGCAACAGCTTTTGCGCCAGCTCAAAAAACAATTAACGTGGATAAAACACAGAACCAGCACGGATTTGCACTCACACTTCAAAAAGTTGAACTTGCTGAAAAAGAAACTCGCCTGTATGTAAAGATAGAAAACAAATCACAAGATGAAATCAGCTTTTATGACTTTAATGCCAAAATTACAGCTGATAATAAACAGATTGAGCCTAAATCTGACCTTTCTGAGTATCCTGAAATTCAAAGTGAAATCTTACCGGGAGTTAAAACTGAAGGGATTATCGTTTTCCCTAAAATCGAAAGCAAAACAGCAAATGTTATTTTAGAAGGGTCTTCCGAAAACTACGATATTACAATCAATCCATTTACATTTGAAGTAAACTTGGATCAATAA
- the galE gene encoding UDP-glucose 4-epimerase GalE → MAILVTGGAGYIGSHTCVELLNSGYEIVVLDNLSNSSAEALNRVKEITGKDLTFYEADLLDREAVDSVFAENEIEAVIHFAGLKAVGESVAIPLKYYHNNLTGTFILCEVMEKYGVKKIVFSSSATVYGVPETSPITEDFPLGATNPYGQTKLMLEQILRDLHTADNEWSVALLRYFNPFGAHPSGRIGEDPNGIPNNLMPYVAQVAVGKLEQLSVFGNDYPTKDGTGVRDYIHVVDLAEGHVKALEKVLNATGADAYNLGTGTGYSVLEMVKAFEKVSGKEVPYRFADRRPGDIATCFADPAKAKRELGWEAKRGLEEMCADSWRWQSSNVNGYKSVKS, encoded by the coding sequence ATGGCAATACTTGTTACAGGCGGTGCCGGGTACATCGGAAGCCACACATGTGTTGAATTATTGAACAGCGGCTATGAGATTGTCGTTCTTGATAATCTATCTAACAGTTCGGCTGAGGCGCTGAACCGTGTCAAGGAGATTACGGGAAAAGATTTAACGTTCTATGAAGCGGATCTATTGGACCGGGAAGCGGTAGATTCGGTTTTTGCGGAAAATGAAATTGAAGCTGTGATTCATTTTGCGGGGTTAAAAGCAGTCGGTGAATCTGTGGCCATTCCGCTCAAATATTATCATAACAATCTGACAGGAACGTTTATTTTATGTGAGGTCATGGAGAAATACGGCGTCAAAAAAATCGTATTCAGTTCATCCGCGACAGTGTACGGCGTTCCGGAAACATCACCGATTACGGAGGACTTTCCATTAGGCGCGACAAATCCTTATGGGCAGACAAAGCTCATGCTTGAACAAATTTTGCGTGATTTGCATACAGCCGACAATGAGTGGAGCGTCGCGCTGCTTCGTTACTTTAATCCATTCGGCGCGCATCCAAGCGGACGGATTGGTGAAGACCCGAACGGCATTCCGAATAACCTCATGCCGTATGTGGCGCAGGTAGCCGTCGGCAAGCTTGAGCAATTAAGCGTATTCGGAAATGACTACCCGACAAAAGACGGCACAGGCGTACGCGATTATATTCACGTCGTTGATCTCGCGGAAGGCCATGTCAAAGCGCTGGAAAAAGTTTTGAATGCCACAGGAGCCGATGCATACAACCTCGGAACAGGCACAGGCTACAGCGTGCTTGAAATGGTCAAAGCCTTTGAAAAAGTGTCAGGGAAAGAGGTGCCGTACCGATTTGCGGACCGTCGCCCGGGAGACATCGCCACCTGCTTCGCAGATCCTGCAAAAGCCAAGCGGGAACTGGGCTGGGAAGCGAAACGAGGCCTTGAGGAAATGTGTGCTGATTCTTGGAGATGGCAGTCTTCTAATGTGAATGGGTATAAGAGTGTAAAATCATAA